One Streptomyces coeruleorubidus DNA segment encodes these proteins:
- a CDS encoding M16 family metallopeptidase yields MTSSSSQATARTSSEARAVARTQTLIKGTNGIGTVRKTTLPGGLRIVTETLPSVRSATFGIWAHVGSRDETPALNGATHYLEHLLFKGTTRRSALDISSAIDAVGGEMNAFTAKEYTCYYARVLDTDLPLAIDVVSDMLTGSLILEEDVDVERGAILEEIAMTEDDPGDCVHDLFAHTMFGDNPLGRPVLGTVDTVNALTADRIRRFYKKHYDPTHLVVACAGNIDHAKVVRQVRAAFEKAGAFKDVVAEPVAPRSGRRDLRTAGRVELIDRKTEQAHVVLGMPGLSRTDERRWALGVLNTALGGGMSSRLFQEVREKRGLAYSVYSYTSGFADCGLFGVYAGCRPSQVHDVLKICRDELDQVAEHGLSDDEIGRAIGQLQGSTVLGLEDTGALMNRIGKSELCWGEQMSVDDMLSRIASVTPDDVRSVAREILGRRPSLSVIGPLKDKQAARLHDAVA; encoded by the coding sequence GTGACGTCGAGTAGCTCCCAGGCGACGGCCCGCACCTCCTCCGAGGCGCGGGCCGTCGCCCGTACCCAAACCCTGATCAAGGGCACCAACGGCATCGGAACGGTCCGCAAGACCACCCTCCCCGGCGGCCTGCGCATCGTCACCGAAACCCTGCCCTCGGTCCGCTCCGCGACCTTCGGCATCTGGGCGCACGTCGGCTCCCGCGACGAGACCCCGGCCCTGAACGGCGCCACGCACTACCTGGAGCACCTGCTCTTCAAGGGCACGACGCGCAGGTCCGCCCTCGACATCTCCTCCGCGATCGACGCGGTCGGCGGCGAGATGAACGCGTTCACGGCGAAGGAGTACACGTGCTACTACGCGCGCGTGCTCGACACCGACCTGCCTCTCGCCATCGACGTCGTCAGCGACATGCTGACCGGCTCACTCATCCTCGAAGAGGACGTCGACGTCGAGCGGGGCGCCATCCTCGAAGAGATCGCCATGACCGAGGACGACCCGGGCGACTGCGTGCACGACCTGTTCGCGCACACGATGTTCGGCGACAACCCCCTCGGCCGCCCGGTCCTCGGCACGGTCGACACGGTCAACGCCCTCACCGCCGACCGCATCCGCCGCTTCTACAAGAAGCACTACGACCCGACCCACCTCGTGGTCGCGTGCGCCGGCAACATCGACCACGCCAAGGTCGTACGGCAGGTCCGCGCCGCCTTCGAGAAGGCCGGCGCCTTCAAGGACGTCGTCGCGGAGCCCGTCGCCCCGCGCAGCGGCCGGCGCGACCTGCGCACCGCCGGCCGGGTCGAGCTGATCGACCGCAAGACCGAGCAGGCCCATGTCGTGCTCGGCATGCCGGGCCTGTCCCGCACGGACGAGCGCCGCTGGGCCCTGGGCGTGCTGAACACCGCGCTCGGCGGCGGCATGTCGTCCCGCCTCTTCCAGGAGGTCCGCGAGAAGCGCGGCCTGGCCTACAGCGTGTACTCGTACACCTCGGGCTTCGCCGACTGCGGCCTGTTCGGTGTGTACGCCGGGTGCAGGCCGTCGCAGGTGCACGACGTGCTGAAGATCTGCCGCGACGAACTCGACCAGGTCGCCGAGCACGGCCTCTCGGACGACGAGATAGGGCGTGCGATCGGCCAGCTCCAGGGCTCCACGGTCCTCGGCCTGGAGGACACCGGCGCGCTGATGAACCGTATCGGCAAGAGCGAGCTGTGCTGGGGCGAGCAGATGTCCGTCGACGACATGCTGTCGCGGATAGCCTCGGTCACCCCGGACGACGTCCGCTCGGTCGCCCGCGAGATCCTGGGACGGCGGCCGTCCCTGTCGGTCATCGGCCCGCTGAAGGACAAACAGGCGGCCCGCCTGCACGACGCCGTCGCCTGA
- the dapB gene encoding 4-hydroxy-tetrahydrodipicolinate reductase gives MSKLRVAVLGAKGRIGSEAVRAVEAAEDMELVAALSRGDKLETLAETGAQVAVELTTPDSVMANLDYCVRHGIHAVVGTTGWTDERLAQLKGWLEQSPETGVLIAPNFSIGAVLTMKFAQIAAPYFESVEVVELHHPNKVDAPSGTATRTAQLIAEARRNAGSAPAPDATATALDGARGADVDGVPVHAVRLRGLLAHQEVLLGAEGETLTVRHDSLHHSSFMPGILLGARRVGSVPGLTFGLEHFLDLS, from the coding sequence ATGAGCAAGCTGCGCGTGGCGGTCCTCGGCGCCAAGGGCCGGATCGGCTCGGAAGCGGTACGAGCCGTCGAAGCCGCCGAGGACATGGAACTGGTCGCCGCGCTGAGCCGCGGCGACAAGCTGGAGACGCTGGCCGAGACCGGCGCCCAGGTCGCGGTCGAGCTGACCACGCCCGACTCGGTCATGGCCAACCTCGACTACTGCGTACGCCACGGCATCCACGCGGTCGTCGGCACCACCGGCTGGACCGACGAGCGCCTCGCGCAGCTGAAGGGCTGGCTGGAGCAGTCCCCGGAGACCGGCGTGCTCATCGCGCCCAACTTCTCCATCGGGGCCGTCCTGACCATGAAGTTCGCGCAGATCGCCGCCCCGTACTTCGAGTCCGTCGAGGTCGTCGAGCTGCACCACCCCAACAAGGTGGACGCCCCCTCCGGCACCGCCACGCGCACCGCCCAGCTCATCGCCGAGGCCCGCCGCAACGCCGGCTCCGCCCCGGCCCCGGACGCCACGGCCACCGCCCTGGACGGTGCCCGCGGCGCCGACGTCGACGGAGTGCCGGTCCACGCCGTCCGGCTGCGCGGCCTGCTCGCCCACCAGGAGGTCCTGCTCGGCGCCGAGGGCGAGACCCTCACGGTCCGGCACGACTCGCTCCACCACAGCAGCTTCATGCCGGGCATCCTGCTCGGCGCCCGCCGGGTGGGGAGCGTCCCGGGCCTGACCTTCGGCCTGGAACACTTCCTGGACCTGAGCTGA